From Achromobacter spanius, a single genomic window includes:
- a CDS encoding exodeoxyribonuclease III: MLRITSINLNGIRSAFKKGLQPWMEKHAADVLCLQEIKIAHDDLTDELRHPPGYTGHFHHAVKKGYSGVGIYLRDAAERVNNGLDCEEFDPEGRIIRADWKDLSVISAYLPSGSSGDERQQAKYRFLDRFGPWIDALMHEHKTTGREFVICGDWNIAHKEIDLKNWKGNMKNSGFLPEERAWLTDVFDKRGFVDVFRTIDDRPDQYTWWSNRGQAWAKNVGWRIDYQIATPGIAAKARSVAIYKDERFSDHAPLTIDYDFTLRP; encoded by the coding sequence TTGCTGCGCATCACGTCGATCAACCTCAATGGCATCCGGTCCGCCTTCAAAAAGGGCCTGCAACCATGGATGGAAAAGCACGCCGCCGACGTGCTGTGCCTTCAGGAAATCAAGATCGCCCACGATGACCTGACCGACGAGCTGCGCCATCCGCCCGGCTACACCGGCCACTTCCACCATGCCGTGAAAAAGGGCTACAGCGGCGTGGGCATCTATCTGCGCGACGCCGCCGAGCGCGTGAATAACGGCCTGGACTGCGAAGAGTTCGACCCCGAAGGCCGCATCATCCGCGCCGACTGGAAGGACCTGTCGGTCATCAGCGCCTACCTGCCCTCCGGCTCCAGCGGCGACGAGCGCCAGCAGGCGAAGTACCGCTTCCTGGACCGGTTTGGCCCGTGGATCGATGCCCTGATGCACGAACACAAGACGACCGGCCGTGAATTCGTCATCTGCGGCGACTGGAACATCGCGCACAAGGAAATCGACCTGAAGAACTGGAAGGGCAACATGAAGAACTCGGGCTTTCTGCCCGAAGAGCGCGCGTGGCTCACGGACGTGTTCGACAAGCGCGGGTTTGTGGACGTGTTCCGCACGATCGACGACCGTCCCGACCAGTACACCTGGTGGAGCAACCGCGGCCAGGCCTGGGCCAAGAACGTCGGGTGGCGCATCGACTACCAGATCGCCACGCCGGGCATTGCGGCCAAGGCGCGTAGCGTTGCCATCTACAAGGACGAACGCTTCTCGGATCACGCGCCGTTGACGATCGACTACGACTTCACGCTGCGCCCGTGA
- the gatC gene encoding Asp-tRNA(Asn)/Glu-tRNA(Gln) amidotransferase subunit GatC yields the protein MALNDKDVARIARLARIELTPDQRTVAQAELNGILHLIERLQSVDTQGVEPLAHPLSAHEDIVLRLREDAVTEAGSEARRQELLANAPDAQDGLFLVPKVLE from the coding sequence ATGGCGCTCAACGACAAAGATGTGGCCCGCATTGCCCGGCTGGCCAGAATCGAACTGACCCCCGACCAGCGCACCGTCGCGCAGGCCGAACTCAACGGCATCCTCCACCTGATCGAACGGCTTCAGTCCGTCGATACCCAAGGCGTCGAACCCCTGGCCCACCCCTTGTCCGCCCACGAGGACATCGTACTGCGCCTGCGTGAAGACGCCGTGACCGAAGCCGGTTCGGAAGCCCGCCGCCAGGAACTGCTGGCCAACGCTCCCGACGCCCAGGACGGCCTGTTCCTGGTTCCCAAGGTCCTGGAATAA
- the gatA gene encoding Asp-tRNA(Asn)/Glu-tRNA(Gln) amidotransferase subunit GatA, whose product MTKPALHTQFEGIAALRAALAQREVSAVELAQSALSAAEAASGLNTFLHIDAELTLAEARSADAALAAGTAGPLAGIPIAHKDAFVTRGWRTTAGSKMLDGYVSPFDATVVERLGAAGAVSLGKLNCDEFAMGSGNENSAYGAVKNPWDHAAVPGGSSGGSAAAVAARLVAAATGTDTGGSVRQPAALCGVSGIKPTYGTVSRYGMVAFGSSLDQAGPLAPSSRDLLELLDVISGFDPRDATSLEKCDGAVNEPGRVRRDFDAAQARFDAAGSQPLKGLRIGVPEEYFGAGLAPDVAAAVQAALAQFEALGAVRVPVSLPRTELAIPAYYVIAPAEASSNLARYDGVRYGHRAKQYGDLNEMISRSRAEGFGDEVKRRILIGTYVLSHGYYDAYYLQAQRLRRLIAQDFQRAYADQCDVIMGPVTPTVAKNIGDNRDDPTADWLADVYTLGVSLAGLPAMSIPCGFGGESGSRPIGLQIIGNYFDEGRLLAIADRYQHVTDWHQRAPVQQG is encoded by the coding sequence ATGACGAAACCTGCACTGCACACCCAATTCGAGGGGATCGCCGCTCTGCGCGCGGCCCTCGCGCAACGCGAAGTCAGCGCTGTCGAGCTGGCGCAAAGCGCCTTGTCGGCCGCCGAAGCCGCCAGCGGCCTGAATACCTTTTTACATATTGACGCCGAATTGACGCTGGCCGAGGCCCGCTCGGCCGATGCCGCCCTGGCGGCCGGCACGGCGGGTCCGCTGGCCGGCATCCCGATCGCCCACAAGGACGCGTTCGTGACGCGCGGCTGGCGCACCACCGCGGGCAGCAAGATGCTCGACGGCTATGTCAGCCCGTTCGACGCGACCGTTGTGGAACGCCTGGGCGCGGCCGGCGCGGTCTCGCTGGGCAAGCTGAACTGCGACGAATTCGCCATGGGTTCGGGCAACGAGAACTCGGCTTACGGCGCCGTGAAGAACCCCTGGGATCACGCTGCCGTGCCCGGCGGCTCGTCGGGCGGTTCGGCCGCCGCCGTGGCCGCCCGCCTGGTGGCCGCCGCCACCGGCACCGACACCGGCGGCTCGGTCCGCCAGCCTGCGGCGCTGTGCGGCGTCAGCGGCATCAAGCCCACCTACGGCACCGTGTCGCGCTACGGCATGGTGGCCTTCGGCTCCAGCCTGGACCAGGCCGGCCCGCTGGCTCCCAGCAGCCGCGACCTGCTTGAACTGCTGGACGTCATCAGCGGCTTTGATCCGCGCGACGCCACCAGCCTTGAAAAATGCGACGGTGCGGTCAACGAACCCGGCCGCGTGCGCCGCGACTTCGACGCCGCACAGGCCCGCTTTGACGCCGCCGGCAGCCAGCCCCTGAAGGGCCTGCGCATCGGCGTGCCCGAAGAATATTTTGGCGCCGGCCTGGCGCCCGATGTGGCCGCCGCCGTGCAGGCTGCGCTTGCGCAGTTCGAGGCGCTGGGCGCCGTGCGCGTGCCGGTGTCGCTGCCGCGCACCGAGCTGGCCATTCCGGCCTATTACGTAATCGCCCCCGCCGAAGCGTCCAGCAACCTGGCCCGCTACGACGGCGTGCGCTACGGCCACCGCGCCAAGCAGTACGGCGACCTGAACGAGATGATCAGCCGCTCGCGCGCCGAAGGCTTCGGCGACGAGGTCAAGCGCCGCATCCTGATCGGCACCTACGTGCTGTCCCACGGCTACTACGACGCCTACTACCTGCAGGCCCAGCGCCTGCGCCGCCTGATCGCGCAGGACTTCCAGCGCGCCTACGCCGATCAGTGCGACGTCATCATGGGACCGGTCACGCCCACGGTCGCCAAGAACATCGGCGACAACCGCGACGATCCGACCGCCGACTGGCTGGCCGACGTCTACACGCTGGGTGTCAGCCTTGCGGGCCTGCCGGCCATGTCCATCCCCTGCGGCTTTGGCGGCGAGAGCGGCTCGCGCCCCATCGGCCTGCAGATCATCGGCAACTACTTCGACGAAGGCCGCCTGCTGGCCATCGCCGACCGCTACCAACACGTGACGGACTGGCATCAGCGTGCCCCTGTCCAGCAAGGCTGA
- a CDS encoding rod shape-determining protein — protein MFGFLRSYFSSDMAIDLGTANTLIYVRGKGIVLDEPSVVAIRHEGGPHGKKIIQAVGHEAKQMLGRVPGNIEAIRPMKDGVIADFTVTEQMLKQFIRMVHPRNMLAPSPRIIVCVPCGSTQVERRAIRESALGAGASHVFLIEEPMAAAIGAGLAVSDASGSMVVDIGGGTTEVAVISLGGMVYKGSVRVGGDKFDEAIVNYIRRNYGMLIGEPTAELIKKEIGSAFPGSEVREIEVKGRNLAEGVPRSFTVSSNEILESLTDPLNQIVSAVKIALEQTPPELGADITDKGIALTGGGALLRDLDRLLQEETGLPVVVADDPLTCVVRGCGEALEHLEKLGAIFIND, from the coding sequence ATGTTCGGATTCCTGCGCAGTTATTTTTCCAGCGATATGGCGATTGACCTCGGTACCGCCAATACGCTGATTTACGTCCGCGGCAAGGGCATCGTTCTCGATGAGCCCTCCGTGGTCGCAATCCGTCATGAAGGCGGCCCCCACGGCAAGAAGATCATTCAAGCCGTCGGGCACGAAGCCAAGCAGATGCTCGGCCGCGTTCCCGGCAACATTGAAGCCATTCGGCCCATGAAGGACGGCGTGATTGCCGACTTCACGGTCACCGAGCAGATGCTCAAGCAGTTCATCCGCATGGTGCACCCCCGCAACATGCTGGCGCCCAGCCCGCGGATCATCGTCTGCGTGCCTTGCGGCTCCACCCAGGTTGAACGCCGCGCCATCCGCGAATCGGCGCTCGGCGCCGGCGCTTCCCACGTCTTCCTGATCGAAGAACCCATGGCCGCTGCCATCGGCGCCGGCCTGGCCGTGTCCGACGCCAGCGGCTCGATGGTCGTCGACATCGGCGGCGGCACCACCGAAGTGGCTGTCATCTCGCTGGGCGGCATGGTCTACAAGGGATCCGTGCGCGTCGGCGGCGACAAGTTCGACGAGGCCATCGTCAACTACATCCGCCGCAACTACGGCATGCTGATCGGCGAACCCACGGCCGAACTGATCAAGAAGGAAATCGGCTCGGCATTCCCGGGTTCCGAAGTCCGCGAAATCGAAGTCAAGGGCCGCAATCTGGCCGAAGGCGTGCCGCGCAGCTTCACGGTCTCGTCCAACGAGATCCTGGAATCGCTGACCGATCCGCTCAATCAGATCGTTTCCGCCGTCAAGATCGCGCTTGAACAGACGCCGCCCGAACTGGGCGCCGACATCACCGACAAGGGCATCGCCCTGACCGGTGGCGGCGCGCTCCTGCGCGACCTGGACCGTCTGCTGCAAGAAGAAACCGGCCTGCCGGTGGTGGTGGCCGACGATCCCCTGACCTGCGTCGTGCGCGGTTGCGGCGAAGCGCTGGAA
- the pyrE gene encoding orotate phosphoribosyltransferase — protein sequence MPAAQSSVTALDFVRFALNEGVLRFGSFKVKSGRISPYFFNAGLFNNGRSVGKLAQFYAQALLDSGVEFDMLFGPAYKGIPLSTATAVALAGHPDMQDRGDVPFAYNRKEAKDHGEGGTLVGAPLKGKVVIIDDVITAGTSVRESVEIIRAAGAEPAAVLIAMDRMERAGPDDALSPHSAVQDVAKTYGIPVVAIASLTDILALLQDDAAFAENRDAVLAYRTKYGVK from the coding sequence ATGCCCGCCGCCCAGTCCTCCGTCACCGCCCTGGATTTCGTCCGTTTCGCCTTGAACGAGGGCGTTCTGCGCTTTGGCAGCTTCAAGGTCAAGTCGGGCCGCATCAGCCCCTATTTCTTCAATGCTGGCCTGTTCAACAATGGCCGCTCCGTTGGCAAGCTGGCGCAGTTTTATGCGCAGGCGCTGCTGGATTCCGGCGTCGAGTTCGACATGCTGTTCGGCCCCGCGTACAAGGGCATTCCGCTGTCCACCGCCACCGCCGTGGCGCTGGCCGGCCACCCGGACATGCAGGACCGCGGCGATGTGCCGTTTGCCTACAACCGCAAGGAAGCCAAGGACCACGGCGAAGGCGGCACCCTGGTCGGCGCGCCGCTCAAGGGCAAGGTCGTCATCATCGACGACGTCATCACGGCCGGCACGTCGGTGCGCGAGTCCGTGGAAATCATCCGCGCCGCCGGCGCCGAACCGGCCGCCGTGCTGATCGCGATGGACCGCATGGAGCGCGCCGGCCCGGACGACGCCCTGTCGCCGCACTCGGCCGTGCAGGACGTGGCCAAGACCTACGGCATCCCCGTGGTGGCGATTGCCTCGCTGACCGACATCCTGGCCCTGCTGCAGGACGACGCCGCGTTTGCCGAGAACCGGGATGCCGTGCTGGCGTATCGGACGAAGTACGGGGTGAAGTAA
- a CDS encoding type II toxin-antitoxin system VapC family toxin, with the protein MNTIRLVPDASVALAWLLYRVDVHESLLAQHLLDVAHSSQNTVPHIWRVEVANGVLRAERSQRISRTQVAAFNQLLDNLPIVADNDDAASSIVRTCQLARAHGLTAYDASYLELSLRQRACLATFDRKLADAARASGVTVFGQPHGVAEPVAGYFWQ; encoded by the coding sequence ATGAACACCATCCGTCTGGTGCCGGACGCGTCGGTCGCCCTTGCCTGGCTGCTTTACCGCGTGGATGTCCACGAATCGCTGCTTGCTCAGCATCTGCTCGACGTCGCGCACAGCTCGCAAAACACCGTGCCTCACATCTGGCGCGTGGAAGTTGCCAATGGCGTTCTGCGCGCTGAGCGCAGCCAGCGCATTTCGCGGACCCAGGTCGCTGCATTCAATCAGCTTCTCGACAACTTGCCCATCGTTGCCGACAACGACGATGCGGCTTCCAGCATCGTGCGCACCTGCCAACTTGCCCGCGCCCATGGGTTGACTGCCTATGACGCCAGTTATCTCGAACTCTCCCTGCGGCAGCGCGCGTGCCTGGCCACCTTTGACCGCAAGCTGGCGGACGCGGCGCGGGCCAGCGGCGTCACCGTGTTCGGGCAACCGCACGGCGTCGCCGAACCCGTTGCGGGCTATTTTTGGCAATGA
- a CDS encoding LysR family transcriptional regulator ArgP produces the protein MKIDHGNLRALAAVVREGSFERAALSLSVTPSAVSQRIKALEDRMGRLLVQRTVPAAATADGQVLVQLAEQTALLEHDALNRLGVADDDVPHASIPIAVNHDSLETWFVDAALQFAARTRATLDMLSEDQDHTAALLRNGSVLGAVTTLADPVQGCRIHALGSMRYVATCTPDFQKRYFASGVNAQTLAQAPVLVFNRKDALQARFAHKIADPAPWEPPVWWVPSTRAFVQATLGGLGWTMNPLPLVQEHLDAGQLVLLRGRAWEDVPLYWQHWRVNSEAMEALTDSVLSAARSLVRRR, from the coding sequence ATGAAAATCGATCACGGCAACCTGCGCGCCCTGGCGGCGGTGGTGCGCGAAGGCAGTTTCGAGCGCGCGGCGCTGTCGCTCAGCGTCACGCCGTCGGCGGTGTCGCAACGGATCAAGGCTCTGGAAGACCGCATGGGCCGGTTGCTGGTCCAGCGCACGGTGCCGGCTGCCGCCACGGCAGACGGTCAGGTGCTGGTGCAACTGGCCGAGCAGACCGCCTTGCTGGAGCACGATGCGCTGAACCGGCTGGGCGTGGCCGACGACGACGTGCCCCACGCCAGCATCCCCATCGCCGTCAATCACGACAGCCTGGAAACCTGGTTCGTCGACGCGGCCCTGCAGTTCGCGGCGCGCACCCGCGCCACGCTGGACATGCTGTCCGAAGACCAGGACCATACGGCCGCCCTGCTGCGCAACGGCTCGGTGCTGGGCGCCGTGACCACGCTGGCCGATCCGGTGCAGGGCTGCCGCATCCACGCGCTGGGCAGCATGCGCTACGTGGCCACCTGCACGCCCGACTTTCAAAAGCGCTACTTCGCTTCGGGCGTCAACGCGCAGACGCTGGCCCAGGCGCCCGTCCTCGTCTTCAACCGCAAGGACGCGCTGCAGGCGCGCTTTGCGCACAAGATCGCCGACCCCGCGCCGTGGGAGCCGCCGGTCTGGTGGGTGCCGTCCACGCGCGCCTTCGTGCAGGCCACGCTGGGTGGACTGGGCTGGACCATGAACCCGCTGCCGCTCGTGCAGGAGCATCTTGATGCCGGTCAACTCGTCCTGCTGCGCGGCCGGGCCTGGGAGGACGTGCCGCTCTACTGGCAGCATTGGCGGGTAAACTCCGAGGCCATGGAAGCCTTGACCGACTCGGTGCTGTCAGCCGCCCGCAGCCTGGTCAGGCGCCGCTAA
- the gatB gene encoding Asp-tRNA(Asn)/Glu-tRNA(Gln) amidotransferase subunit GatB — protein MNWEIVIGLETHTQLSTDSKIFSGSSTQFGAAPNTQANEVDLALPGSLPVMNRGAAERAIRFGLAVGAKIAPRSVFARKNYFYPDLPKGYQISQYELPVVVGGSLSFFVGEEEKTVNLTRAHLEEDAGKSLHDDFNLGNGSPASGIDLNRAGTPLLEIVTEPEMRSAAEAVSYARALHSLVVWLGICDGNMQEGSFRCDANVSVRPVGQKEFGTRTEIKNVNSFRFLERAIIYEARRQIELIEDGGTVVQETRLYDADRDETRSMRSKEDAHDYRYFPDPDLPTLVISSAWVDEVRAAMPELPAAQRARFESEYGLPAYDAAQLTVSRDLAAYFEAVAHALPAGQAKLASNWVMGEVAAVLNKEEKTIAESPVAAPALAALIGRIIDGTISNKIAREVFGAMWAGENGGDADAIIESRGLKQISDTGAIGAMIDEVLAANPAIVEEYRAGKQKAFNSLVGQIMKAARGKANPQQVNDLLKQKLDS, from the coding sequence ATGAACTGGGAAATCGTCATCGGCCTGGAAACGCACACGCAGCTTTCCACGGACTCCAAGATTTTTTCGGGCAGCAGCACGCAATTCGGCGCCGCGCCCAACACGCAGGCCAACGAAGTCGACCTGGCCCTGCCGGGCAGCCTGCCGGTCATGAACCGCGGCGCGGCCGAACGCGCCATCCGCTTCGGCCTGGCCGTCGGCGCCAAGATCGCGCCGCGCTCGGTTTTCGCGCGCAAGAACTACTTCTACCCTGACCTGCCCAAGGGCTACCAGATCAGCCAGTACGAGCTGCCGGTGGTGGTGGGCGGTTCGCTGTCGTTCTTCGTCGGCGAAGAAGAAAAGACCGTCAACCTGACCCGCGCCCACCTTGAAGAAGACGCCGGCAAGTCCTTGCACGACGACTTCAACCTGGGCAATGGCAGCCCGGCCAGCGGCATCGACCTGAACCGCGCCGGCACTCCGCTGCTGGAAATCGTGACCGAGCCCGAAATGCGCTCCGCCGCCGAGGCCGTGTCCTACGCGCGTGCGCTGCACAGCCTGGTCGTGTGGCTGGGCATCTGCGACGGCAACATGCAGGAAGGCTCGTTCCGCTGCGACGCCAACGTGTCGGTCCGCCCGGTGGGCCAGAAGGAATTCGGCACCCGCACCGAAATCAAGAACGTCAACTCGTTCCGCTTCCTGGAACGCGCCATCATCTATGAGGCGCGCCGCCAGATCGAACTGATCGAGGACGGCGGCACCGTCGTCCAGGAAACGCGACTGTACGACGCCGATCGCGACGAAACGCGCAGCATGCGCAGCAAGGAAGACGCGCACGACTACCGCTACTTCCCCGATCCCGACCTGCCCACGCTGGTGATCTCCAGCGCGTGGGTGGACGAGGTTCGCGCCGCCATGCCCGAACTGCCAGCCGCCCAGCGCGCCCGCTTCGAATCGGAATACGGCCTGCCCGCCTACGACGCCGCCCAACTGACCGTCAGCCGCGACCTGGCCGCCTACTTCGAAGCCGTGGCGCACGCGCTGCCGGCAGGCCAGGCCAAGCTCGCGTCCAACTGGGTCATGGGCGAAGTGGCCGCCGTGCTCAACAAAGAAGAAAAGACTATCGCCGAATCGCCCGTCGCGGCGCCGGCGCTGGCGGCCCTCATCGGCCGCATCATCGACGGCACGATCTCCAACAAGATCGCCCGCGAGGTCTTCGGCGCCATGTGGGCCGGCGAAAACGGCGGCGATGCGGATGCCATCATCGAATCGCGCGGACTGAAGCAGATCAGCGACACGGGCGCCATCGGCGCGATGATTGACGAGGTGCTGGCCGCCAACCCGGCCATCGTCGAGGAGTACCGCGCCGGCAAGCAGAAGGCGTTCAACTCCCTGGTCGGCCAGATCATGAAGGCCGCCCGCGGCAAGGCCAACCCGCAGCAGGTGAATGATCTGCTGAAGCAGAAGCTGGATAGTTGA
- a CDS encoding LysE/ArgO family amino acid transporter → MFATLSSPAFLTAWASGTATGLGLFAVVGAQSAFILRQGLMRAHLLSVVAICALIDAVFIFASVSGLQALTAWFPWLTTAVLWFGVAFLTWYAVQSARRAWTATGGLAAARDVVPSRRAAMLGALGFSLLNPHFWLDMVVVGSLAHGFDDARMAFAAGAFTASLLWLAVLGIGSRLFAPFFASASAWRALDGIIAVIMAGLAISLAVKGV, encoded by the coding sequence ATGTTCGCCACCTTGTCATCCCCCGCCTTCCTCACCGCCTGGGCCAGCGGCACGGCCACGGGCCTCGGCCTGTTCGCCGTCGTGGGCGCGCAAAGCGCGTTCATCCTGCGCCAGGGCCTCATGCGCGCGCATCTCTTGAGCGTCGTCGCCATCTGCGCGCTGATCGACGCCGTCTTCATCTTCGCCAGCGTGTCCGGCCTGCAGGCGCTGACCGCGTGGTTCCCCTGGCTGACGACCGCCGTGCTGTGGTTCGGCGTGGCCTTCCTGACCTGGTACGCGGTGCAATCCGCGCGACGCGCCTGGACCGCCACGGGCGGTTTGGCCGCCGCTCGCGACGTGGTGCCATCGCGCCGCGCCGCCATGCTCGGCGCGTTGGGTTTCTCGCTGCTGAATCCGCACTTCTGGCTGGACATGGTGGTGGTCGGCTCGCTCGCGCACGGCTTCGACGACGCGCGCATGGCCTTCGCGGCCGGCGCGTTCACGGCCAGCCTGCTGTGGTTGGCGGTGCTGGGCATCGGATCGCGGCTCTTTGCGCCCTTCTTTGCCAGCGCGTCGGCCTGGCGAGCCCTGGACGGCATCATCGCCGTGATCATGGCCGGTTTGGCGATCAGCCTGGCGGTCAAGGGCGTTTGA
- the gdhA gene encoding NADP-specific glutamate dehydrogenase — MVKVQSLDDFLRGVAARDPQQPEFMQAVQEVMLSLWPFVEKHPHYAEHALLERLVEPERVIQFRICWTDDQGRAQVNRGFRIQHSSAIGPFKGGMRFHPSVNLSILKFLAFEQTLKNSLTTLPMGGGKGGSDFDPKGKSDAEVMRFCQALMIELYRHLGPDTDVPAGDIGVGAREVGFMAGMMKKLSNSTASVFTGKGLTFGGSLIRPEATGYGTVYFAEEMLKRVGKSFDGMRVSVSGSGNVAQYAIEKAMALGARVITVSDSNGTVVDEAGFNHEKLVALMHIKNDLRGRLDTYARQFGLQYEAGKRPWHVPVDVALPCATQNELELSDAQTLIKNGVLAVAEGANMPATLDAAKAFIAARVLYAPGKASNAGGVAVSGLEMAQNSARLSWTREEVDTRLHAIMRDIHENCVRHGHSEREYVNYLDGANIAGFVKVADAMRQQGLY; from the coding sequence ATGGTGAAAGTGCAGAGTCTGGACGACTTCCTGCGTGGCGTCGCCGCGCGCGACCCGCAGCAACCCGAATTCATGCAAGCCGTCCAGGAGGTGATGCTCAGCTTGTGGCCCTTCGTCGAGAAGCATCCCCACTACGCTGAACACGCCCTGCTGGAACGCCTGGTCGAACCGGAACGCGTCATCCAGTTCCGCATCTGCTGGACCGACGATCAGGGCCGCGCCCAGGTCAACCGCGGCTTCCGCATCCAGCACAGCTCCGCGATCGGCCCGTTCAAGGGCGGCATGCGCTTTCACCCGTCGGTGAACCTGTCGATCCTGAAGTTCCTCGCCTTCGAACAGACCCTGAAGAACTCGCTGACCACGCTGCCCATGGGCGGCGGCAAGGGCGGCTCGGACTTCGATCCCAAGGGCAAGTCCGACGCCGAAGTCATGCGCTTCTGCCAGGCGCTGATGATCGAGCTGTATCGCCACCTGGGCCCGGACACCGACGTGCCGGCCGGCGACATCGGCGTGGGCGCGCGTGAAGTCGGCTTCATGGCCGGCATGATGAAAAAGCTGTCCAACTCGACGGCCAGCGTCTTCACCGGCAAGGGCCTGACCTTCGGCGGCAGCCTGATCCGCCCCGAGGCCACCGGCTACGGCACCGTCTACTTCGCCGAGGAAATGCTCAAGCGCGTCGGCAAGTCCTTCGACGGCATGCGCGTGTCCGTATCGGGCTCGGGCAACGTGGCGCAGTACGCCATCGAGAAGGCCATGGCGCTGGGCGCCCGCGTCATCACCGTGTCGGATTCGAACGGCACCGTCGTCGACGAAGCCGGCTTCAATCACGAGAAGCTCGTGGCGCTGATGCACATCAAGAATGACCTGCGCGGCCGCCTGGACACCTACGCCCGGCAGTTCGGCCTGCAGTACGAGGCCGGCAAGCGCCCGTGGCACGTGCCCGTGGACGTCGCCCTGCCCTGCGCCACGCAGAATGAGCTGGAACTGTCGGACGCCCAGACGCTGATCAAGAATGGCGTGCTGGCGGTTGCCGAAGGCGCCAACATGCCCGCCACGCTGGACGCCGCCAAAGCCTTCATCGCCGCGCGCGTGCTGTACGCGCCGGGCAAGGCCAGCAACGCCGGCGGCGTTGCCGTGTCGGGCCTGGAAATGGCCCAGAACTCGGCCCGTCTGTCGTGGACCCGCGAGGAAGTGGACACCCGCCTGCATGCCATCATGCGCGACATCCACGAAAACTGCGTGCGCCACGGCCATTCGGAGCGCGAGTACGTGAACTACCTGGACGGCGCCAACATCGCCGGCTTCGTCAAGGTCGCCGACGCCATGCGTCAGCAAGGGCTGTACTGA
- a CDS encoding copper chaperone PCu(A)C, translated as MNIRKFAVVAAIGLCTAGSAWAKDYKVGQVEVDDLWVRASAPGQANGAGYMDIDNDAKAPDRLLSVSSDAAERVELHTVQTENGVSKMRQVEGGIALPADTEVKLSPGGYHVMFIKLKAPFKDGATVPATLTFEKAGEVAVQFKVMPASHNPGMSHDHGAMKH; from the coding sequence ATGAACATCCGCAAGTTTGCCGTTGTTGCCGCGATCGGCCTGTGCACCGCCGGTTCGGCGTGGGCCAAGGACTACAAGGTCGGTCAGGTCGAAGTCGACGATCTCTGGGTCCGCGCTTCCGCGCCCGGACAGGCCAACGGCGCGGGGTACATGGATATCGACAACGACGCCAAGGCGCCGGACCGCCTGCTGTCCGTGTCGTCGGACGCCGCCGAACGCGTCGAGCTGCATACCGTGCAGACCGAAAACGGCGTCTCCAAGATGCGTCAGGTCGAAGGCGGCATCGCGCTGCCCGCCGACACCGAGGTCAAGCTCAGCCCGGGGGGCTACCACGTCATGTTCATCAAACTGAAGGCCCCGTTCAAGGATGGCGCCACCGTGCCCGCCACGCTCACGTTCGAAAAGGCAGGCGAAGTGGCGGTGCAGTTCAAGGTCATGCCGGCTTCGCACAATCCCGGCATGAGCCACGACCACGGCGCGATGAAGCACTGA